The Nocardia sp. BMG111209 region GGCCCTCGGCCAGGCCTTCCAGAACGGCATGCTCACCTTCCAGCAGGCCATGGGCGCGGCCTCGGCCGAGGTCGGTAGCGATATCCAGCAACTGGGCACCGATATCGATCACGGCTCCCGGCGGGTCGCCGCGGAGCTGGGCCTGGTGCCACCGGACGACGACGGCGCCCCCACCACCGAGAGCCGGGCCGAGCCCGTCGGCCCGAACGGCCCGGAATCGCCGCGGCACTACTCTCCCCGGGCCTCGGTCGCCGCCGAGCCGGTCGAGCCGGTGATCGCCGACCACATCGTGACCGGCACCGCCGGAACTCCCGTGACCCCGGTCCAGCCGGCCAAACTGACCAAGCTGGAAGAAGGCTGAGATGAGCGAACAGACCTGGCACCTGTCCGACCTCGAGTTCCTGGTGTTGCGCGAGCGGGTACTCCGCCGGGTGCTGCCGTATCCGTTCACGTACGTCAATCCCCGGCTGACCACCTTCCTGGAATTCGAGCGACTGAAGTCGTCGGTGTGGCGCTCGCTGCAGACCCGATGGGATCCCGAGCTGATCGACGTGATCACCCGGGCGGCGAATCCCGATGTGCGCATTCAGGTCCGCAGCTGGGACAGCCGGAACATGGACGACACCAGCCAGCGCTTCTTCTTCGTCTGCAACCGCAACGGCGATCGAGCGATCATGATGCAGGGCTTCAGCGACCAGCGGGTGGACACCTTCGACCGCTACCGGATCGTGTCGGCGCCCGCCGAGTCGATGTCGGCACTGGTCGTCGAGGCGCTACCGGAGATGCCGGCCGGCTCACGGGACCGGGTGGAGTTGCTGAACTATCACCAGGAGGAGACGGTCGACCACTGGAGTACGCGTGGCTTCTACGACACCGGTGACGACAACGACGTCGACCGGCGCAGCAAGAGCTGGCAGCGAGCGGACCGGTCCCTCGTCGGCATCATCGAAATCCACCAGGGCCGTTCGAAATTCGGCCCGCGGGGTCTGATCATGAACCAGATGTTCTGGGAGGATCACCCCGGCGACGGCCGATACTTCATCGACCTCACTCCGCCGATGGCCGCGGTCGGGGTCGACTCCGCCGCGCTGCGGATCCGTCTCGACCGGGCGATCTCGGAAACGCTGCTCGTCGTGCAGGACGAATCCCGGCAGCTGGTGCGCGAAAGCGTCTTCGACGCCTGACAATTCGAGTGGACGAATAATTCGCCGGCCGCTGAGATACGAGGTGTGTGGTGAGTGGTAGCGGGATCAAGGACACGACTGCGTGGCCGACGTTGCTCGACAACGCCGTCGGCGGAACACTACTGTTCGACGCCAGCTCCGCACAGGCCTGCATCACCGCCTGCCACACCCTACTCGCCACCATCGAATCCCTGCTCACCACCGTCAACGGCACCCACACCCCCTCCAAACCCCTCATCACCTACGCCTCCGACGCCTACAACACCCACTCCAGCGCACCGGTAGTACACACCGACAACGACACCATCGGCTCCGCCACCAGCTTCCGCCACCTCCTCCAGAACAAATGGGCCGAACTCGCCCAACGCCTGCGCCAGCACAAACAAA contains the following coding sequences:
- a CDS encoding ESX secretion-associated protein EspG yields the protein MSEQTWHLSDLEFLVLRERVLRRVLPYPFTYVNPRLTTFLEFERLKSSVWRSLQTRWDPELIDVITRAANPDVRIQVRSWDSRNMDDTSQRFFFVCNRNGDRAIMMQGFSDQRVDTFDRYRIVSAPAESMSALVVEALPEMPAGSRDRVELLNYHQEETVDHWSTRGFYDTGDDNDVDRRSKSWQRADRSLVGIIEIHQGRSKFGPRGLIMNQMFWEDHPGDGRYFIDLTPPMAAVGVDSAALRIRLDRAISETLLVVQDESRQLVRESVFDA